A single Paratractidigestivibacter faecalis DNA region contains:
- a CDS encoding aspartate aminotransferase family protein, translating into MPDFATVAADVVSADETYLMHTYGRLPVELVSAKGAVLTDSTGKDYLDFLGGIGCASLGHCHPVVVAAVRDQAEKLWQVGNYFYIENRNEAAQAISGLLSTVTDESGHVEGSTGTTWRTFFGNSGAEANEGAIKVARRWGEVRLGGAAGIVSAHKSFHGRTLATLAATGQDVFHKSFQPLPAGFASVDLNDIDALREAVENPAPSCGPVCAVMLECVQGEGGVWPATYDYLRAVSDLCHEKGILLVIDEVQTGFFRCGAPFSFQRAGIEPDVVSMAKGIADGFPMGAVAARAEVADLMRPGDHGSTFGGSALAMAACRATLCALVEEDMGEHVIATGKRLRHRLEGMPHVTEVRGRGLMRGAQLDVPVATALVDEGLAEGLVLNHIGDSILRFLPPLCITDEQVDEGMDRLEALLAKH; encoded by the coding sequence ATGCCCGACTTTGCCACCGTTGCCGCCGACGTCGTCTCTGCCGACGAGACCTACCTCATGCACACCTACGGCCGCCTGCCCGTGGAGCTCGTCTCTGCAAAGGGCGCCGTGCTCACCGACTCTACCGGCAAGGACTACCTGGACTTCCTTGGCGGCATTGGCTGCGCCAGCCTGGGCCACTGCCACCCGGTCGTCGTGGCCGCCGTGCGCGACCAGGCCGAGAAGCTCTGGCAGGTGGGCAACTACTTCTACATCGAGAACCGCAACGAGGCGGCGCAGGCCATCTCCGGCCTGCTCTCCACGGTGACCGACGAGTCCGGCCACGTCGAGGGCTCCACCGGCACCACCTGGCGCACCTTTTTTGGCAACTCCGGTGCCGAGGCCAACGAGGGCGCCATCAAGGTCGCCCGCCGCTGGGGCGAGGTCAGGCTCGGCGGCGCCGCGGGCATCGTGAGCGCCCACAAGAGCTTCCACGGCCGCACGCTGGCCACGCTCGCCGCCACCGGCCAGGACGTCTTCCACAAGAGCTTCCAGCCGCTGCCGGCCGGCTTTGCCTCCGTTGACCTCAACGACATCGACGCGCTGCGCGAGGCTGTGGAGAACCCCGCTCCCAGCTGCGGCCCCGTCTGCGCCGTCATGCTCGAGTGCGTCCAGGGCGAGGGCGGCGTCTGGCCGGCCACCTACGACTACCTGCGCGCCGTCTCCGACCTCTGCCACGAGAAGGGCATCCTGCTCGTCATCGACGAGGTCCAGACCGGCTTCTTCCGCTGCGGCGCCCCGTTCAGCTTCCAGCGCGCCGGCATCGAGCCGGACGTCGTGAGCATGGCCAAGGGCATCGCCGACGGCTTCCCGATGGGCGCCGTCGCCGCCCGCGCCGAGGTGGCCGACCTCATGCGTCCCGGTGACCACGGCTCCACCTTCGGCGGCAGCGCCCTTGCCATGGCCGCCTGCCGCGCCACGCTCTGTGCGCTGGTTGAGGAGGACATGGGCGAGCACGTCATTGCCACCGGCAAGCGCCTGCGCCACCGCCTGGAGGGCATGCCGCATGTGACCGAGGTTCGCGGCCGCGGCCTCATGCGTGGCGCCCAGCTGGACGTCCCCGTGGCCACGGCGCTGGTCGACGAGGGGCTGGCCGAGGGGCTCGTCCTCAACCACATCGGCGACTCCATCCTGCGCTTCCTGCCGCCCCTCTGCATCACCGACGAGCAGGTTGACGAGGGAATGGACCGCCTGGAGGCGCTTCTCGCCAAGCACTGA
- a CDS encoding FprA family A-type flavoprotein, producing the protein MQITESIAYVGVNDHDIDLFEGQYDVRQNGMSYNSYVVVGQKVAVMDTVDGHFVEEWLGNLDAALAGRTPDYLVVHHMEPDHSAGIAVFMERYPAAQVVASAPAFKMMKAYFGTDFADRRVIAKEGFELDLGGYALTFVGAANVHWPEVLFSYESTTKTLFSADGFGKFGALDVEDPEGWACEARRYYFGIVGKFGRNVQAVLKKAAGLDIARICPLHGPVLDQNLGYYLDLYNTWSSYEPEDKGVTVAYASVYGNTRQAALELAGALEARGQKVSVFDLARDDMAEAVEDAFRYDRLVLASVTYNGGVFPCMGTFIHTLAEHAYQNRTVALVESGTWAPTAAKVMRAQLEEMKDVAVLEQVATVRGALDDASRAQIAALADELSK; encoded by the coding sequence ATGCAGATTACCGAGAGCATTGCCTACGTAGGCGTGAACGACCACGACATCGACCTCTTCGAGGGGCAGTACGACGTCCGCCAGAACGGCATGTCGTACAACTCCTACGTCGTTGTGGGCCAGAAGGTTGCCGTCATGGACACCGTTGACGGCCACTTTGTGGAGGAGTGGCTGGGCAACCTCGACGCCGCGCTTGCCGGCCGTACGCCCGACTACCTGGTGGTTCACCACATGGAGCCTGACCACTCCGCAGGTATCGCCGTCTTCATGGAGCGCTATCCTGCCGCGCAGGTGGTGGCCTCCGCGCCGGCGTTCAAGATGATGAAGGCCTACTTTGGCACCGACTTCGCCGACCGCCGTGTGATTGCCAAGGAGGGCTTCGAGCTTGACCTGGGCGGCTACGCGCTCACCTTCGTGGGCGCCGCCAACGTCCACTGGCCCGAGGTGCTCTTCTCGTACGAGTCCACCACCAAGACGCTTTTCTCGGCTGACGGGTTTGGCAAGTTCGGGGCGCTTGACGTTGAGGACCCCGAGGGGTGGGCGTGCGAGGCTAGGCGCTATTACTTTGGCATCGTGGGCAAGTTCGGTCGCAACGTGCAGGCAGTGCTCAAGAAGGCCGCGGGCCTGGACATCGCGCGCATCTGCCCGCTCCACGGCCCCGTGCTTGACCAGAACCTCGGCTACTACCTGGACCTCTACAACACCTGGTCCAGCTACGAGCCGGAGGACAAGGGCGTCACCGTGGCCTACGCCTCCGTCTACGGAAACACCAGGCAGGCCGCCCTCGAGCTGGCGGGTGCCCTTGAGGCCCGCGGCCAGAAGGTCTCCGTCTTTGACCTGGCCCGCGACGACATGGCCGAGGCCGTGGAGGACGCCTTCCGCTACGACCGCCTTGTCCTGGCGAGCGTGACCTACAACGGCGGCGTCTTCCCGTGCATGGGCACCTTCATCCACACGCTGGCCGAGCACGCCTACCAGAACCGTACGGTGGCTCTCGTGGAGTCTGGCACCTGGGCGCCCACCGCTGCCAAGGTCATGCGCGCCCAGCTTGAGGAGATGAAGGACGTGGCCGTGCTCGAGCAGGTGGCCACCGTCCGCGGCGCCCTTGATGATGCCTCCCGCGCCCAGATTGCCGCCCTGGCCGACGAACTTTCCAAGTAG
- a CDS encoding deoxyguanosinetriphosphate triphosphohydrolase family protein, with translation MATLTNPLAPELTGTLSAEVEQLVRERVSTGGLSAYACRDVAAIRRSTAERDRDTAMRPAFVRDAEKIVHLPAYNRLGGKTQVFSFRADDDLCRRGLHVQLVARVARDIGRALGLNLDLIEAIALGHDLGHTPFGHAGERYLNQAFNRRCGRWFFHNVQSVRVLDVLGGRNVSLQVLDGTLCHNGEFEQQVFETSGLAEFDTFDRVVDSCWRSGEQAIAHLRPMTLEGCVVRVSDIIAYVGKDRQDAIRAGLLPEDAFDDGLGGAYNAWALKAFVADVVESSAGKDHIEMSPAGFAELRRAKRENYQKIYGSTEVDGDFGREVAELFDALYDHELAALRAGDEKSAIIAQHVRPTERRLSYYGRTYDWEDDPDQTVVDFISSMTDDYFMATCEALFPSAARVFPRRGYFSADVRP, from the coding sequence ATGGCCACGCTAACCAACCCGCTTGCCCCGGAGCTCACCGGGACGCTCTCTGCCGAGGTCGAGCAGCTCGTGCGCGAGCGGGTCTCGACGGGCGGGCTGTCCGCCTATGCGTGCCGCGACGTCGCGGCCATCCGCCGAAGCACCGCCGAGCGCGACAGGGACACCGCCATGCGTCCCGCCTTCGTCCGCGACGCCGAGAAGATCGTCCACCTCCCCGCATACAACCGCCTGGGCGGAAAGACCCAGGTGTTCTCCTTCCGTGCGGACGACGACCTCTGCCGGCGCGGCCTTCACGTGCAGCTCGTGGCCCGCGTGGCGCGAGACATCGGCCGAGCGCTTGGCCTGAACCTAGACCTCATCGAGGCCATTGCCCTTGGCCACGACCTGGGCCACACGCCGTTTGGCCACGCTGGCGAGCGCTACCTCAACCAGGCCTTCAACCGCAGGTGTGGCAGGTGGTTCTTCCACAACGTTCAGAGCGTGCGCGTGCTCGACGTGCTGGGCGGGCGCAACGTCTCCCTGCAGGTCCTGGACGGCACCCTCTGCCACAACGGCGAGTTTGAGCAGCAGGTCTTTGAGACCAGCGGCCTGGCGGAGTTCGACACCTTCGACCGCGTGGTTGACTCCTGCTGGCGCAGCGGCGAGCAGGCCATCGCGCACCTGAGGCCCATGACCCTCGAGGGCTGCGTGGTGCGTGTGAGCGACATCATTGCCTACGTGGGCAAGGACCGACAGGACGCCATCCGCGCGGGCCTCCTGCCCGAGGACGCCTTTGACGACGGGCTGGGCGGCGCCTACAACGCCTGGGCGCTCAAGGCCTTCGTGGCAGACGTCGTGGAGTCCAGCGCCGGCAAGGACCACATCGAGATGAGCCCCGCGGGCTTTGCGGAGCTGCGACGCGCCAAGCGGGAGAACTACCAGAAGATCTATGGCTCCACCGAGGTCGATGGGGACTTTGGCCGCGAGGTGGCCGAGCTCTTTGACGCCCTCTACGACCACGAGCTGGCGGCCCTGCGCGCCGGTGACGAGAAGAGCGCCATCATCGCGCAGCACGTGCGCCCCACCGAGCGCAGGCTCTCCTACTACGGCCGAACCTACGACTGGGAGGACGACCCGGACCAGACCGTGGTGGACTTCATCTCGTCCATGACTGACGACTACTTCATGGCCACCTGCGAGGCGCTCTTCCCCTCGGCCGCGCGGGTCTTTCCGCGCCGCGGGTACTTCTCGGCTGACGTGAGGCCGTAG
- a CDS encoding MFS transporter — MAKQKMTRAEKSWIMYDVGNSALVLLATSVIPIYFSSLAPDGGVVVAWSYAETVASLIIALLMPILGSIADMKGMKKKFIVGCVGTGVVATVALGIPTSAMAFLVIYVISSVALNSSMVFYDALLVDATTDDRMDEISSQGYAWGYIGSCVPFIACLLVVLNYDALGIGLQTAMQIAFVITAAWWLAFTIPMLRDVQQKHFKPREEHAVSRAIKGIGGTLKEMWTNRAIKFYMIAYFFYIDGVHTIIKLSTSYGTDLGISSTQLVLALLVTQFVAFPSAIIYGRLSSKYGTRRMLLIAIAAYFGITLFAALFLRTATEFWILAILVGMFQGGIQALSRSEFGKLCPKKRANEYFGFFDIFGKYAAILGTFLVGTFTALTGNSSLGVMSIAVLFVIGFVMMLKVPAREEAAE, encoded by the coding sequence ATGGCCAAGCAGAAGATGACCCGCGCCGAGAAGAGCTGGATCATGTACGACGTGGGCAACTCGGCCCTTGTGCTTCTCGCCACCAGCGTCATCCCCATCTACTTCAGCTCGCTGGCGCCCGATGGCGGCGTGGTGGTTGCCTGGAGCTACGCCGAGACCGTGGCCTCCCTCATCATCGCGCTGCTCATGCCCATCCTGGGCTCCATCGCCGACATGAAGGGCATGAAGAAGAAGTTCATCGTTGGCTGCGTCGGCACGGGCGTGGTGGCCACGGTGGCGCTGGGCATACCCACGAGCGCCATGGCCTTCCTCGTCATCTACGTCATCAGCTCGGTGGCGCTCAACTCGTCCATGGTGTTCTACGACGCGCTGTTGGTGGACGCCACCACAGACGACCGCATGGACGAGATCTCCAGCCAGGGCTACGCCTGGGGCTACATCGGCAGCTGCGTGCCGTTCATCGCGTGCCTGCTCGTGGTGCTCAACTACGACGCGCTGGGCATAGGCCTTCAGACCGCCATGCAGATCGCCTTCGTGATCACCGCCGCCTGGTGGCTGGCCTTCACCATCCCCATGCTCAGGGACGTGCAGCAGAAGCACTTCAAGCCGCGCGAGGAGCACGCCGTGAGCCGCGCCATCAAGGGCATAGGCGGCACCCTCAAGGAGATGTGGACCAATCGAGCCATCAAGTTCTACATGATTGCCTACTTCTTCTACATCGACGGCGTCCACACCATCATCAAGCTCTCCACCAGCTACGGAACGGACCTCGGCATCAGCTCAACGCAGCTCGTGCTCGCCCTTCTGGTGACGCAGTTCGTGGCCTTCCCGTCCGCCATCATCTACGGCCGCCTGTCCAGCAAGTACGGCACCCGCAGGATGCTGCTCATCGCCATCGCCGCCTACTTTGGCATCACCCTGTTTGCCGCGCTCTTCCTGCGCACCGCCACGGAGTTCTGGATCCTGGCCATCCTGGTCGGCATGTTCCAAGGCGGCATCCAGGCGCTCTCCCGCTCCGAGTTTGGCAAGCTCTGCCCCAAGAAGCGCGCCAACGAGTACTTTGGCTTCTTCGACATCTTTGGCAAGTACGCCGCCATCCTGGGCACCTTCCTGGTGGGCACCTTCACCGCCCTCACCGGCAACTCCAGCCTGGGCGTCATGAGCATCGCCGTGCTGTTTGTCATCGGCTTCGTCATGATGCTCAAGGTCCCCGCCCGCGAGGAGGCGGCGGAGTAG
- a CDS encoding Cof-type HAD-IIB family hydrolase: protein MAQNPVTGAPVRLVVTDEDGTFLDLGGEDFSRERFSAVLARMRADGCRFAVATSNQSFQVKDVFGPLAPCVALATSNGAYVEAEGRRLRVSVAPDGAVERVLAAHAAHPEIPLCTVCADGAWVEPGADPDFVAEMTVYSHGMRRVESLADPRARQDVLMFWSRVPEGELARSIAVMREALGGAMDVVDSGCEDGWGYFDVVQRGVSKATGVRVLMEHWGISPEEVVAFGDAGNDVEMLRLAGAGYAMGNADEAVRAAADLVCAPCREQGVLRVLERLWPE, encoded by the coding sequence ATGGCCCAAAACCCGGTGACCGGCGCCCCGGTCAGGCTCGTGGTGACCGACGAGGACGGCACCTTCCTGGACCTGGGCGGTGAGGACTTCAGCCGCGAGCGCTTCTCGGCGGTCCTTGCGCGCATGAGGGCGGACGGCTGCCGCTTTGCCGTGGCCACGAGCAACCAGAGCTTCCAGGTCAAGGACGTCTTTGGGCCGCTCGCGCCCTGCGTGGCGCTGGCGACCTCGAACGGGGCCTACGTGGAGGCCGAGGGCAGGCGCCTGCGCGTGAGCGTGGCCCCGGACGGCGCCGTGGAGCGCGTTCTCGCGGCCCACGCCGCCCACCCGGAGATTCCCCTCTGCACGGTCTGCGCGGACGGCGCGTGGGTGGAGCCCGGCGCCGACCCCGACTTCGTGGCGGAGATGACCGTGTACTCGCATGGCATGAGACGGGTCGAGTCCCTCGCGGACCCGCGGGCCAGGCAGGACGTGCTCATGTTCTGGTCCCGCGTGCCGGAGGGCGAGCTCGCGCGCTCCATCGCCGTCATGCGCGAGGCGCTGGGCGGCGCCATGGACGTGGTGGACAGCGGCTGCGAGGACGGCTGGGGCTACTTTGACGTGGTGCAGCGGGGGGTCTCCAAGGCAACTGGCGTCCGCGTCCTCATGGAGCACTGGGGGATCTCTCCCGAGGAGGTCGTGGCCTTTGGCGACGCCGGCAACGACGTGGAGATGCTGCGCCTGGCCGGGGCGGGCTACGCCATGGGAAACGCCGACGAGGCCGTGAGGGCCGCGGCGGACCTGGTCTGCGCCCCCTGCCGCGAGCAGGGCGTCCTCCGCGTCCTGGAGCGGCTCTGGCCCGAATGA
- a CDS encoding metallophosphoesterase family protein, translating to MTTPTYVYSDVHGHRATLERALERVSPSEQDRFFCLGDMIDRGPDPLGVIAVTRALPNVCVLKGNHEDLMLRALRGADQVEMSMCAMDWAMNGGSTTSDALEALDDEDASMVVDWVEQLPCWAQVRVGERDYILTHAGIDPWRVEVPAAWDEGSIERLMAAQRPDDLLWIRDDFWTSPTGLVDERGEGPIVIAGHTPTPYLTGMLGEVCGPTRNADGLAQMVKVGASGATGGVADRWDIDAGAAGGAGFGQVLVLRLDDGACFYEPILPGE from the coding sequence ATTACGACGCCAACCTACGTCTACTCTGACGTGCATGGTCACAGGGCCACGCTCGAGCGCGCGCTTGAGCGCGTCAGCCCCTCCGAGCAGGATCGCTTCTTCTGCCTGGGCGACATGATCGACCGCGGGCCCGACCCCCTGGGCGTCATCGCGGTCACCCGCGCCCTTCCCAACGTCTGCGTGCTCAAGGGCAATCACGAGGACCTCATGCTGCGCGCCCTGAGGGGTGCCGATCAGGTCGAGATGTCCATGTGCGCCATGGACTGGGCCATGAACGGCGGCTCCACCACCTCGGACGCCCTGGAGGCGCTGGACGACGAGGACGCCTCCATGGTCGTCGACTGGGTGGAGCAGCTCCCGTGCTGGGCCCAGGTGCGCGTGGGGGAGCGCGACTACATCCTCACGCACGCCGGCATCGACCCCTGGCGCGTCGAGGTTCCCGCAGCGTGGGACGAGGGCTCCATCGAGCGGCTCATGGCCGCACAGAGACCCGATGACCTGCTGTGGATTCGCGACGACTTCTGGACCAGCCCCACCGGCCTGGTGGACGAGCGGGGAGAGGGGCCCATCGTCATCGCCGGGCACACCCCCACGCCCTACCTCACGGGAATGCTCGGGGAAGTCTGCGGCCCCACGCGCAACGCGGACGGGCTGGCGCAGATGGTCAAGGTCGGCGCCTCCGGGGCAACCGGTGGCGTGGCTGACCGTTGGGACATTGACGCCGGTGCCGCCGGAGGCGCCGGGTTTGGCCAGGTCCTCGTCCTTCGCCTGGACGACGGCGCCTGTTTCTACGAGCCTATCCTTCCTGGCGAGTAG
- the argB gene encoding acetylglutamate kinase: MKKRDRMERDRAASKAELLCEALPWINKMSGKTFVIKYGGSAMEDPELCRQVVADIEMLKLMGVRIVLVHGGGKAINAMLKRLDVPVRFKDGLRVTDDETMEAVQEVLVGHVNQQLVWALNEYGHNAVGISGADGKTLKAEPVDPDLGRVGRIREVDTNLINTILDDGYIPVVATVGCGPDGFYNINADVAADKIAEAMGADKLIYLTDVDGLFRDFSDEDSLVAQLTRTETHELLESGTLDGGMIPKIRSVAEALDAGVSEVVILNGTYPHSLLLEIFTDAGCGTMFTQD, encoded by the coding sequence ATGAAGAAGCGTGACCGCATGGAGCGCGACCGCGCGGCGAGCAAGGCCGAGCTGCTCTGCGAGGCGCTGCCCTGGATCAACAAGATGAGCGGCAAGACCTTCGTCATCAAGTACGGCGGCTCTGCCATGGAGGACCCTGAGCTCTGCCGCCAGGTGGTCGCCGACATCGAGATGCTCAAGCTCATGGGCGTGCGCATCGTGCTCGTGCACGGCGGCGGCAAGGCCATCAACGCCATGCTCAAGCGCCTTGACGTGCCCGTGAGGTTCAAGGACGGCCTGCGCGTCACCGACGACGAGACCATGGAGGCCGTGCAGGAGGTCCTGGTCGGCCACGTCAACCAGCAGCTCGTCTGGGCCCTGAACGAGTACGGCCACAACGCGGTGGGCATCTCCGGCGCGGACGGCAAGACCCTGAAGGCCGAGCCCGTCGACCCCGACCTGGGCCGCGTTGGCCGCATCCGCGAGGTGGACACCAACCTCATCAATACCATCCTGGACGACGGCTACATTCCCGTGGTCGCCACGGTGGGCTGCGGCCCGGACGGCTTCTACAACATCAACGCCGACGTGGCCGCCGACAAGATCGCCGAGGCCATGGGCGCCGACAAGCTCATCTACCTCACCGATGTTGACGGCCTCTTCCGCGACTTCTCCGACGAGGACAGCCTCGTGGCCCAGCTCACCCGCACCGAGACCCACGAGCTCCTGGAGTCCGGCACCTTGGACGGCGGCATGATTCCCAAGATCCGCTCCGTCGCCGAGGCGCTTGACGCCGGCGTCTCCGAGGTCGTCATCCTGAACGGCACCTACCCGCACTCGCTGCTGCTGGAGATCTTCACCGACGCCGGCTGCGGCACCATGTTCACCCAGGACTAG
- a CDS encoding very short patch repair endonuclease, giving the protein MTGEPLAPKPVSAATRHVMQANKSKNTKPELKVRAALREAGLSGYRLHWKKAPGKPDICFPGRHVAIFVNGCFWHRCPHCGLTMPKSNVEFWEAKFARNRARDARDNALLVSGGWTVITIWECRLKKGRFDATMRELVREIRRAEELRAQGLRSGRLVEIGSAPAWRVRRERHRRRGRRG; this is encoded by the coding sequence TTGACGGGGGAGCCCCTTGCCCCCAAGCCCGTCTCCGCGGCCACGCGCCACGTGATGCAGGCCAACAAGAGCAAGAACACCAAGCCCGAGCTCAAGGTGCGCGCCGCGCTGCGCGAGGCCGGCCTCTCAGGGTACCGCCTGCACTGGAAGAAGGCCCCCGGCAAGCCCGATATCTGCTTTCCTGGAAGGCACGTGGCCATCTTCGTCAACGGCTGCTTCTGGCACCGGTGCCCGCACTGCGGCCTTACCATGCCCAAGTCAAACGTGGAGTTCTGGGAGGCAAAGTTCGCCCGCAACCGTGCCCGCGACGCTCGTGACAACGCACTGCTGGTAAGCGGCGGCTGGACGGTCATCACCATCTGGGAGTGCCGTCTCAAGAAGGGCCGCTTCGACGCTACCATGCGGGAACTGGTGCGAGAGATTCGCCGCGCGGAGGAACTGCGCGCCCAGGGCCTGCGCTCCGGCCGCCTGGTGGAGATCGGCTCGGCCCCGGCCTGGCGCGTCCGCCGCGAGCGCCATCGACGCCGCGGCCGCAGGGGATAG
- a CDS encoding histidine phosphatase family protein, producing the protein MTKYLRFMRHGQTELNVRNCWQGHTDAPLTELGRHQSAESGLHLRESSIQLDHVFCSPLGRARETLEIALPGIAKRGYELVDGLMEMSFGSLDGTVNSDNVVGPYHDYFLQFGGESEEHAEKRICSTLEGLMLRDDVQSTLVVSHGTMGRLFKNHWKALSQVEDIPQLSNCCVVTYAFDERERTFSCVDIYQPSCATMPQNVLNHEAGK; encoded by the coding sequence ATGACCAAGTATTTACGATTCATGCGCCACGGGCAGACCGAGCTCAACGTGCGCAACTGCTGGCAGGGACACACCGACGCGCCCCTCACGGAGCTGGGGCGTCACCAGTCGGCCGAGTCCGGGCTCCACCTGCGCGAGTCGAGCATCCAGCTCGACCACGTCTTCTGCTCTCCTTTGGGCCGGGCGAGAGAGACGCTCGAGATCGCGCTGCCCGGCATTGCCAAGCGAGGCTACGAGCTGGTGGACGGGCTCATGGAGATGAGCTTTGGCAGCCTTGACGGCACCGTCAACTCGGACAACGTGGTCGGCCCCTACCATGACTACTTCCTGCAGTTTGGTGGCGAGTCCGAGGAGCACGCCGAGAAGCGCATCTGCTCCACGCTGGAGGGGCTCATGCTGCGCGACGACGTCCAGAGCACTCTCGTGGTCTCCCACGGCACCATGGGCCGCCTCTTCAAGAACCACTGGAAGGCGCTCTCGCAGGTGGAGGACATCCCGCAGCTCTCAAACTGCTGCGTGGTCACCTACGCCTTCGACGAGCGCGAGCGCACCTTCAGCTGCGTGGACATCTACCAGCCCAGCTGCGCCACCATGCCGCAGAACGTCCTCAACCACGAGGCCGGCAAGTAG
- a CDS encoding GNAT family N-acetyltransferase, which yields MGPKVSCAAEGLLHGVVGSDTDENGWTRPQRFTAGQLKALGSCRAWHPGLYRQLAAATAGVSLQFETDSSNVWLEAEMDPMPRGSAAMVADVERYGTGVTPPYDGFSADVDEVHLPLALPGEGGLVSFCVDVAEAPEPGVQRLPGMGGASTHRVTIWLPCLGGCEVRSVMGDGTFIEPVAERGQLLVLGDSIAQGYVTCDPGLAWPCRLAAQLGLDLLNQGVGGQVFQPGTLVGMAGAVRPEHIVVEFGANYRFEPCQAGRVEQEVRTYLYEVAATWPEVPTWVMTTLPYTEVAYPNHPRSCFAEVDAIIRRCAARHGSMRVVDGSALLDAGDLARLLADGSDHPGAAGQAMLAERLGFVVAARTEDEPLRRERALSLLSRSGEKGLPLVETLRRGVGEVLLAQRGCVLLRATDGMQMLWATNRKLARQAVRCLGGARVTCLLGSRTTAADVARELGAEGCEGCLSYSFRGASAPLAETSRDIRVLTAAYEGQILEHYAHPEYLEPGELARALEGGRVLGGFEDGRLCAFVGEHAEGSIGLLEVFEGSRRRGWGQALLAAKVAQQLDEGVVPWAEVWLENEASRSLMEKAGFSCAPADGMWFIS from the coding sequence ATGGGCCCAAAGGTCAGCTGCGCCGCCGAGGGGCTTCTCCACGGCGTCGTGGGATCAGACACGGACGAGAACGGCTGGACCAGGCCGCAGCGCTTCACCGCAGGCCAGCTCAAGGCCCTGGGAAGTTGCCGCGCGTGGCATCCGGGCCTGTATCGCCAGCTCGCGGCCGCCACGGCCGGCGTCTCGCTGCAGTTTGAGACGGACTCCTCCAACGTGTGGCTCGAGGCGGAGATGGACCCCATGCCGCGCGGCTCTGCGGCGATGGTGGCCGACGTTGAGCGCTACGGCACGGGCGTTACGCCGCCCTATGACGGCTTCTCGGCGGACGTCGACGAGGTCCACCTCCCGCTGGCCCTTCCCGGCGAGGGCGGCCTCGTGAGCTTCTGCGTCGACGTGGCCGAGGCCCCCGAGCCCGGCGTGCAGCGCCTGCCCGGCATGGGCGGGGCGAGCACGCACCGCGTCACCATATGGCTGCCCTGCCTTGGCGGATGCGAGGTGCGCTCCGTCATGGGGGACGGCACCTTCATCGAGCCGGTGGCCGAGAGGGGCCAGCTCCTGGTGCTGGGAGACTCCATAGCCCAGGGCTACGTGACGTGCGACCCGGGCCTTGCCTGGCCGTGCCGGCTTGCCGCCCAGCTTGGCCTCGACCTTCTCAACCAGGGCGTGGGAGGCCAGGTCTTCCAGCCTGGCACCTTGGTGGGCATGGCCGGGGCGGTCCGGCCCGAGCACATCGTGGTGGAGTTTGGCGCCAACTACCGCTTTGAGCCCTGCCAGGCCGGCCGCGTGGAGCAGGAGGTGCGCACCTACCTCTACGAGGTGGCCGCCACCTGGCCCGAGGTCCCCACCTGGGTCATGACCACGCTGCCCTACACTGAGGTGGCCTACCCCAACCACCCGCGGAGCTGCTTTGCCGAGGTGGACGCCATCATCCGGCGCTGCGCCGCACGTCACGGCAGCATGCGCGTCGTCGACGGCTCCGCGCTTCTTGACGCGGGCGACCTCGCGCGCCTTCTGGCGGACGGGTCTGACCACCCGGGAGCCGCCGGCCAGGCAATGCTTGCCGAGCGCCTGGGGTTTGTCGTTGCCGCCCGAACCGAGGACGAGCCGCTCCGTCGCGAGCGCGCCCTCAGCCTGCTCTCCCGCTCTGGCGAGAAGGGCCTTCCGCTGGTGGAGACGCTGCGCCGGGGCGTGGGCGAGGTGCTGCTGGCGCAGCGCGGCTGCGTGCTGCTGCGCGCCACGGACGGCATGCAGATGCTCTGGGCGACCAACCGCAAGCTCGCGCGCCAGGCGGTGCGCTGCCTTGGCGGCGCCCGCGTGACCTGCCTGCTGGGGAGCCGCACCACGGCTGCCGACGTTGCCCGCGAGCTTGGCGCCGAGGGCTGCGAGGGCTGCCTGTCCTACTCGTTCAGGGGCGCCTCGGCGCCGCTGGCGGAGACCTCGCGCGACATCCGCGTGCTCACGGCTGCCTACGAGGGTCAGATCCTGGAGCACTACGCCCATCCGGAGTACCTCGAGCCCGGCGAGCTCGCACGCGCCCTCGAGGGCGGCCGCGTGCTCGGCGGCTTTGAGGACGGGCGCCTCTGCGCCTTTGTGGGGGAGCATGCCGAGGGGTCCATCGGGCTTCTGGAGGTCTTCGAGGGCAGCCGCAGGCGCGGATGGGGCCAGGCGCTGCTGGCTGCAAAGGTCGCCCAGCAGCTCGACGAGGGCGTGGTTCCCTGGGCGGAGGTCTGGCTGGAGAACGAGGCCTCCCGCTCCCTCATGGAGAAGGCGGGCTTCTCCTGTGCCCCCGCCGATGGCATGTGGTTCATATCCTGA